In the genome of Monodelphis domestica isolate mMonDom1 chromosome 2, mMonDom1.pri, whole genome shotgun sequence, one region contains:
- the LOC100019033 gene encoding serine/arginine-rich splicing factor 7-like has protein sequence MSCYGRYGGETKVYVGNLETGAGKGELERAFSYYGPLRTVWIARNPPGFAFVEFEDPRDAEDAVQGLDGKVICGSRVRVELSTGLPRRSRYDRPPARCPFDPNDRCYECGEKGHYAYDCHRYSRRRRSRSRSRSHSRSRGRRYSRSRSRSRGRRSRSASPRRPRSASLRRSRSASIQSRSGSLKRSRSSRSRSRSRSRSLSRPRSSQSKSRSPSPKRSHSPSGSPRRSASPERMD, from the coding sequence ATGTCATGCTATGGAAGATATGGAGGAGAGACCAAAGTATATGTTGGCAACCTGGAAACCGGTGCTGGTAAAGGAGAATTAGAAAGAGCCTTTAGTTATTATGGTCCCTTAAGAACTGTATGGATTGCCAGAAATCCTCCAGGATTTGCCTTTGTGGAGTTTGAAGATCCAAGAGATGCAGAAGATGCAGTCCAGGGTCTGGATGGAAAAGTGATTTGTGGCTCCCGAGTTAGAGTTGAATTGTCAACAGGCCTGCCTCGAAGATCCCGCTATGATAGACCACCTGCACGCTGCCCGTTCGATCCTAATGATAGATGTTACGAGTGTGGGGAGAAAGGTCATTATGCTTATGATTGTCATCGCTATAGCCGGCGAAGGAGAAGCAGATCACGATCTAGATCTCACTCAAGATCCCGAGGAAGGAGATATTCTCGCTCACGAAGCAGGAGCCGTGGAAGGAGATCAAGATCTGCATCTCCTCGAAGACCTAGATCTGCATCTCTGCGTAGATCTAGATCTGCTTCAATTCAGTCTCGATCAGGTTCTTTAAAAAGATCGAGATCATCCCGTTCAAGATCCCGATCCAGGTCCAGGTCTCTTTCAAGACCTAGAAGCAGCCAATCAAAGTCCAGATCACCATCTCCAAAGAGAAGCCACTCACCTTCTGGAAGTCCTCGCAGGAGTGCAAGTCCTGAAAGAATGGactaa